The Solenopsis invicta isolate M01_SB chromosome 12, UNIL_Sinv_3.0, whole genome shotgun sequence DNA window TATATCGAACCTGGCTCGCTTGCCATTTGATTTACTCCAATTTTTGCTGAATCAGTTTTATAATCGTTTATTATTGTATCTGAATTTGAAAAGTTCCATGTTTACTGGCAAGTGATGCAATACAATAGCTTTTAGGAGaggatttaatattaatatagctCAATGTTAAGTTAAGAAActatagaatttattaaatctaagcttgatttttggaaaaataactTGAACTActtttcaacattaaaattaagatttttttcctAGCTATTAGTACAAACTTACAGcatatattgaattataaagAAAGgtttaattatgaataaatagctacaatttaacacaaagtaatatattaaaatgcatatttCTTGATAGTTGGGGAGATGGGTACCCCAACACGACCCAGAAAACAGCTAGATCTGCCAGTGTCGCAGATGACACCACCAAAGATGCATGACAGCGAGGTTGATTTAAAGCTACAGGAAATTATGAAGATGAATGGCATCCTAAGTATCAATGGCCAAAGGTATCAGACGGAGATGAAAGATCTAGAACATTTGGGCGAACTTGGTAATGGCACCTGTGGACACGTTGTCAAAATGAGGCATAAACCGAGCGGCGTAGTAATTGCTGTGAAGCAAATGCGACGCTCTGGGAATGCAGAGGAAAACAAAAGGATAATCATGGATCTCGATGTCGTGCTTAAATCACACGACTGTCCATACATTGTACAGTGCCTGGGCTGTTTCATTACTGAATCCGATGTTTGGATTTGCATGGAACTGATGGCGACGTGCCTAGACAAACTATTAAAGCGTAGCAGGCAGGCGATACCAGAAGATTTTTTAGGAAAAGTTACAGTAGCagtaagtttttttattgcttttgttTATAAGTTTTGTTCAGAGTTTCTAAATTGCTtgaaagtttgaaaaatattgtaaaagagaaaagatatcCAAAAAGAAAAGGAGTAATTTCATCACATTtcgtcatttttaaaattaaaatattttttttacattgatttttttcttttaaatttgaacTTAATTGTAAATCGTTTTcatgataattttgaaattattgtaaagCCGACTTTATATTTGTTCTCATTAGACTGTAAAGGCGTTGTCGTACCTGAAAGAGAAACACGGTGTAATTCATAGAGACGTGAAACCTAGTAATATATTACTGGACGAAACGGGAGGAGTAAAACTTTGCGATTTTGGGATCTCTGGTAGACTGGTTGACAGTAAAGCGAAGACGAGAAGCGCGGGATGCGCGGCGTACATGGCTGTGAGTAGATATGGTATCACAATGTAGAAGAATGTTCAAATTGTCTGAATAATTGTGCATCTACATCGTTCTTTATACAGCCTGAAAGGATAGATCCACCAGATCCTACTAAGCCAGATTATGATATAAGGGCGGATGTGTGGAGTTTGGGCATTACTCTGGTGGAACTAGCTACGGGAGTATTTCCTTATCGAGACTGCAAGACTGATTTTGAGGTAAAATTTTCTGTAGtccaaatttttataaatacaacttgattattaatttaaatcacTCGGATGAATAGAGAGAATATGTATCTACGGGCAGCACAAACTTATATACGATAATATTGTAGAGTTACTGTAATTGATAATCTCttgaaaaaatactattttggaATTGGTTATGTTTGTAGTTTATGCAATCCAATTTCCAATTCTATACAACTATATATTCAAGTGAAacattaaatactttatataatattaattaacaaatattaaatcaatattgataacatttctaaaattaatatagatttttactcgttattttattattttacttgtttctatgcttattattttattctacttACATATTACAGGTACTGAGCAGAGTAGTACAAGATGATCCTCCGTCTCTTCCGGTGGATGCTCCCTTCTCCAAGGAGTTCAGGAGTTTCGTCAGCTGCTGCCTCACAAAGAACTACAAGCATCGGCCAAAGTATCACAAGCTCATGGAACATGCCTTCATTCGCAAGTATGACGTTCTTCAGGACGGCGAGACAAATTTCGCCCTAACAAACTCCGGCTGTCAATGGTTCGGCAAAGTCATGCGGCAGCTAGAACCAAGGTGGGAATCAAGGTCTGCTAATTGTTGTTCGTTGTACGCTTTTCTTAGATTAGACGTAATATTTAggatgtttaatattattatgatagGAAAGACAAGACGATGATGTAATCATTAAGAACGCTAGCGTTAATAGTAAGACCGCGAACTTTTAAACATAGCATGAAATTCCTGACTAATAAAGATACTGATCTCTGGTTtggttatcttttttttttcgtctatTTGCAATAACCAGGTTTTAATTGCGTTTTTACGAGCGATTTTTATAAAGACTTTATCACACTTAACATATCCACGGTCAGTAAGTTTTGGACCGAAGCGTTTTACGAATTGGCCTGTCGTTGGATGTTGCGATTATATGAGAATTGTACCAGAATTATAGCATCTTGGCGTTTAGCCAGCGGATTTTCTCTCGTTGATCGCACATCGATTTTTGCATCtgaagtataattaaatttgcgaatttctcgAAGAATTTGCGGCCGAAGAGAGACGCGATATACTCACGGGACGTCcagtatatacaatatttacctCTGATACTGCTTTGCAAACAAAAACACATTTACAGTTCcttctttcaaaattaaaagtttgcgTGCGTGTTGAATTGTGTTACAGCGTTGAGCTTGAGGGAGGCAGCGCGGCGTAGCATCCTCTCCTTTTCTTGTTCCTTTCTCCTCTCCTACTTCCACTCCTTCCCGGACAAACTGAAAATCCCCAAAAGAGacttaaaaaaaacaagagaaaaaagaaacgcTAGACTATCCCACTACTCAGAGTATCCAAAAATCTGCCCGATTTTCATTTCGAGTTGTTTGGTTTGTGCACGCGCCTGTTACACACCCCACCCTTCAACCCCTACTCACGGTaagcattgtttttttatttatttcaatatatttttgtttctctctTTTCTACTTTGGTTGCGTTTAGCGTAGCGACTCGTTCACTCCGTCGTGATGCACGCATAATTTTTCCCTGTGCACAtgccatttttcttttcttcctttgcAAATTGATGTATTTCGTGAAATAAATTCTTGGCTATTGCAGATATCGGGGACGAAGTTGCTGCAGCGAAATTAACCGTGATAAAGAAGATTATGAATTGTGTGAATAACTTATAGAATTATAGAATATAGAATTTTCAATCGTatcatttcctttttttaattttattagaaaaattttcaaaataaaaaattttcctaagaTTCTTCgttattttatgcaaagtttTCGCCGTGAGCAGCTCGTTCCATGACTTACGTGACGACACGAAAGATTCTGATCTCGCAGCATAATCCTTCAATATGGTATCTTTTTTAACAGAAAACTTATATCTTCTGCGTTTTGCATGCTAACAATTAATGATTAACGTgctgttctaacttttattaacacTTCTGGACTGAGGTTTTTTGCAGAGTCATCACGATACAATTATTGGATGACAATGGTACatattacatatgcatatacCGAAAGAGTCAAATCGCACTTTTGTGCTGAAGAGAAATCAATCGTATCCATAAATCTATCcttgataaaaatttcattcgAATGGCGATTCAGTTCCAGATTACCAGGAGGTCAACAGCAGCGAGTTTCGGGCCATGTGTCCCTGAAGCAGACAGTCCATCTTCGAGCGCAACCTGAGATGCCAGCTTTCCTGAGGAGCAACATCAATAGCGGTATCAGAGAGCCGCCGAATTGCGGATTTCTACCGTTTCATCAGCGCTCCAATAGCGAAAACAACGCAAACTACTTCCCCTACAGTCCATATGCTCTTCGTCGAAGGGAAATCGCTCGACCATTCTCGCCGCCGATATCCAAAGAGGCGGCAGATCAGTCGGAGCCAAACTTACCGCCGCGATCTTTCTCACCCTATCGGCAGTACGAGCAAAGCATTACCAGGCACGATTACAACTCCTCGAATCGCTGCTCGACATCGAATGGTCAAGGTAGACAGGAGACGACGATgatgtcgacgacgacgacaacgacgacgacaacggcaaGACCGTTCTCTCCTTACAGAGCTCAGGACGCCAGTTTGGATAGCAATGATCGACCATATTCCCCATATCGTAGTAGCCGTTACGAGGAACGCAACGGTGGCAATAAGGCGGACCGATGGCAAGGAGGCGTCTCGAGGTCACTGAGTCCCTTTGCTAGAGACTATTCACCCTGGCGGCGAGAAAATGTTGATCCGCCCAATGTTATTCAACCATCACCTGCCACATACGACAACAGCGGTCGTTATTCACCTTTTCTGCAACAACGACTCGTGCAACCACCGTTACAGCAGCCTGCGGCACTTCAGACCTACCCACAGACGCAAAACATCTACGGTAGTCCAATGATCAGCCGTAAGAGGTAATTATATACGTTGGAAGACTTTGGTTCACCTACATTAAAATGCACTGATTGTTACAATTCTTTTTTGGCACATTACTTTTTTGGGTCATTATCATTTAGAACTTATATCATTCAAATATGATTGCGCAAGatattttaccatttttattcctttatttGCAAAGATATTTGCTGATTGactacattaaatattttatatttattccacattttttattcatctttttatgtgcctattttttaaaaattaacaaaataaatgataatgagGTTTGTAtgaatataattcaaaattaaaaacaaaatttgggCTTATGAACCGTGCTAGGTGTTATACGCTAGGGACAATGATGAAAACAATTgtagttaaatataatgaaCAATCATTTCGACTGTTAATTAACGGTCTTCCTCAGTGTACAAATGCGAACATTATAGAATTTGTTACAcatgttaaaattcttttacacacTGAGGAAGACCGTTAATTAAAAGTCgaaacatttgtttattatatttgactACAATTGTTTTCGTTATTGATCCTGGTGTATAACACCTAGCACGGTTCATAAGCccgatttctatttttaatttaaaattctattttttaatttaatgcgttttaatttactatattcaacaacaaaaaatattacattttctaaatCTTATAAAGTGAAATGCCAttctaaaaatgtgaaaattgagcatgtgcaatttttcgagtgatttgtcattctaataagagtaaaaatttactcctacaaaatgaaaattgaaCATTCTATGCAATTTTTTGAGTGATTGTTCACTCTACTAGATTCAGAGAGCATGTatgttttttatcaattaaaaaatgttattaaaaagtataataaatattgttacttATTTTGCGCAGGTTTCCTTCGGAGCCGCCACCGCAGGGATCCCACGGCTCCACTAGTCCACAATTGTTGATCTCCCGTTTCGCGCATCAGCTGAAACAGgaatcgccgccgtcgtcgctgGTGATACCACCACAGCAAATTGTTGGTTCAAAGGAGTCCGCGAAGAAGCGCTTCGCGTCTTATGTACGCCTTAGGCTTGGCAGCGAGCGCGCTCCTTCACCGGAACCACCGCCGAGACTGAGTCGTGGCGAGTCTCCGCTTGCTCTTAGGAGGAATTTAATAGAACAAGCGTCCCCTTCTTTTCCGCGAAGGTGCGTATCTCTTCGATTACTTTGCTTgctaaagaaataatttcttatataattattaaattgtataatcatCATAATTGATTGCTTTGATGAAATCAAAAGGAATAATGCATATATGACAAATGATTGGGCCTTTTCTAGGTACGTCTCGCCTTCTCCACCACAGCCGCCACCTAGGAGATTGTCGGAAAGCAATTCCGTGCCTGGTAGCCCGCAGCACTTGCGAGCTCGCCTGCGCTACACGCCCGAACCTCAGAGGAGACCTCCGCCACCATAACCCACCGCTACAATCATTAAGCCTTATTATTATTCCTTGTTGGTGCCATATGCGACTACAGATACCCGGACAACGATCACGCGTACCATGTAGCAGAGAGGTGCATCGTTATCCGGCAACAGTTGCGCGCACGGAACGAGTCATAGAACGTGTAGATGCAGATGTACACGACGTATTCTCTCGAACATtacaaacgaaaagaaaaatataatagaagcGCGTTCTTAATACTCGAACCGTCGCGAATTCGGAATACGCGAAGATTTGTACGGGAACGTCGATTTAGCGTGCGAAACGACTGAAATCGCGGGCAAGTATTTTATCTTGATTTGACATTTTCACGCATTTGAATTCGCGGACGTTTCGAACGCGAGAATTGCCTTAAGAGATATGAGGATTTATACTAGCTAGTGTGAATATTTCAGATCTCTGAAAAGACTCCCGAGTATTTCAGATTTCTGATTGaagaatattttctgaattcCTTATTGATGTTAGGAAGGACGTAGGGAAGAGTGAGACGTCTTTTCGAGTTTAGAACGCTTCACACGCTAAAGTCGTTGTAAACGTAAACTTCTGCACGGTCAAGTAGCTTTTAGCTAAATCGCGCCGACTGCCTCGGTTAGGTTGATCCTGGCGCGCGAAccaatattttctacaaaacaagaaaaaaaatagtgtaagtcaatcttaaaaaaaaaaataagaaatgattAGATAGTTTCAATACAAATTTTCGCCGAACTCTTTTGCCTCGACTGTTTTTCTAAATGAAAGAAATCGATTAAGACTAGGATTAATGTTATAACCGAGATTGCGATCGGCGCTTCGAGGCCCGCGTGCACACGTTTTACATACACGAGGGTGTCGTTCGCATCACGTGTGAACGGTTCTCGCGACGTTTGCAATTTGCACGGTTTTTCTTCACCGCCGCGAGATGCGAATCGATCTGCCTTCGTCAATAATTCTCTTCTCGACGTGTATTTATCGCGATAGTACGCAACGAGAAATATATACGATGCTCAACTTTTTATATCGTttgcgtattaaaaaaaaaagtaagcgACAGAGAAGTGCGGCATTAATCGCGTTGCATCGCGATGATTTTTCTAAATCAGTCTCGACAACATAcactatacatacatacatatatatttatgtatgtatatatatatatatatggcatCGTGCCGCACGTGAAAAATGCGTAAACCGTTCCTATCGCTCTTCGTTTACGCTTCTTTCGAATCTTGAGAATTTTGTCAAGGGAAGGAGAGATGGAATAAGCGCAACGAAACTCGCTCTCTTCTCTCGGACGGCCTTGCGGTACATCCTCTGCGACTCGAGTTGCAGTCTCACAGTGACTTCTTTTCCacattttactattaatattaatgattattattaaagcAACGAGAGCGAGTCGTGAGTTCACAAATGCGTAATCCAGTATCGATAGTCAAACTGAGAGGGATATTATCATCCACACTCGACTTTTCTTTGtgacaagaaaaaaaaggggagggggggaatAAGAAAAAGCACAATAATGTCGCGATTAGCACGTCTCGTAGAGTCCTCTATCATGGAGAACGAATTGTATATTACTCAATCAGCAGGGCGTGCAAGGACGTCACTTATATcgacacacacgcacatacatacacatacacacacatacacacacacacgtacacactcGGTTTTAGaatgttgtaattattatttttaattaacatttaatccCTAACTACGTTCAAGTCTACACTCGTAATCACCCTTTGTCGTTTATTTGACAAAAGGATCTGTTGCAATGtaaataaacttatatttataCGACTTATCCCTTTTCACATTTCTCCTCTTTTGCCACCTGAGTTTCCTTTACGCTTTAAAAGTATGTCGTTATCGTTTATTTTTAGACCATGCCTTCAATTTAATTGAATCGATATATTTTATTCGTTGTATTCGGAATAATGAAAAGAATTGCGCAAATCATTTGCATCTTGGCTGATTATGATGAAAGGTAATATAAATATGGATTCTTTGACCTTTCTTGGTGTTTCCATTTACGTATCtatcaattgaaaaatatcgAATGATATTGAAAGAGATATATTCTTTCTCAATTCAAAACTATTAATATAGACAGTACTTTAGCATTGCTGCGTAAATAGTTATTATAATGCGGAATGGATATTTATggcatatattataaatttaaatcctAGTTTCAAAGCATTAATGAATCGCAATTTCGAAGGAAACGTGCGTTTTTtcgatgttatttttttttgcagcatGTTATTTATCATTTGTGTAAGTTTGCATCGTAGTTGACATTTTATAACTGAAAAAAATCAAGCTTTCTTAGTGCcttgaataaaatgtatgtttcttttaaattatatttattagactgcataataattattatggtAAGTTAACTTACCATTATTGTACTACGCCCTGATTACCGGGCACGTAGATAAGAATTCACCATGACATACTTTAATTCTTATCAgcaaattactattattataaaattactttttttttaagaagaatcaaagtaaatgcataaaaatacagagagacaattcaaaaatatttatctcaatCCTGCTTTGAAAATTAGATATCTCTAACGTCACGGAatacaaaacattaatttttttttcaatctatttctattctaaaacgcttttaaaagtttagaaaggattcatctttttatattatattattaattctgaGTTTACATGCTCGaggtaaataaatattctgtTCTACCAAATCAGagtctttttaaaaagaaaggaaattttttaatattctgtaagATTATTCTGTAATTCTATATGAATTCAGGATGAGGgaaactttttaaattcatataacAATTACCTGTGATACTTTGTATGTATCTAACTGTACGATATATTTAactatatgttatattattatatatcataattccgaaaaaaataaaaccaagACAGCACACGTAACACAGTCAATCAGATCATAAGACATTTTAAAGACACACTTCTAAAAGTACGTAGTCTTAAAGACGTCTAACTGATGTCAAATCTGTTGTCAACTGACATCTCAAAGATGTCTTATAATTTTAGATTGTGTTGCCTCGGCTGTATTGGTTTTATTTCTTGCGGAATTACGATATAATGTACCGTACCACCCTTGTACATtgactatataaaattttataatgcagTGAGGACGATtccaaaaaaagttaaaaattagagTTTTGTGTTAATAcatttaagtattataaatattataatacatttacgtAATTAGGgaattttgatcatttttaacgaatttatgatgctacataaaatatacagatacataaaaatattctcaGATTTCTAAATCAAATTTGCTCATGAATCATCCAATATTTATATAGCTCTATTTTTCGGTTCAATAATACAGCAATGTTATCTCTGACGAGCCCCTAAATTTCCTCGATATGATTCCTCCCGAAGAAAGAGACCAAAATATCGAGGCTTTACATGCGAGATGCCATATATATtctttcctcttcctcctctacaAAATATAAACAGTATTCTTACGCGTCAGCGTCGGGCATTCAGTTCGGAGCGTATATTTTTATCGTATCATGCCACGTAATCTCTAAGCAGGCTTTTTTTGCTGACGGCTCATGCGCATTGAACGTCGATAGATTTTCCAGCTTTATGCCCCGCCATGTTAAGATCGCATTAATTTGCATTCTCCTGCGAGAGGAACCGATTAAACACAATTTATCGTGTCGACTGTGTGTTCCATGACCGAACTTTGTAACGACACACATGTCATTATTATGCACCCGACGCTCAACTTATCATGACTTATCGTACATGGTATTCTCAAGATAATAAAAGAGTCGTCGCTTGACTATTTTAACAGATAGTCGAGATACACGCAACGGGAAACAATAAATACGATGCGGAAAGATTTCGAGTAGATATCGCAAGACGccgatatttcataaatatttctacgcGGTTGCGGAActtcacaaataaaaaataattcgaagTTTAGTCGATAAATTGGTAAACTGTTTATTAGTTAAACTTGTTTACGACGTTTCGACTTAACCCTATAagcgttacaatattatttaatattaagtaatattcctcaaacattatataaaacggACGTATaacattattacaatattcctataatattaaaaaatataaaattctcacaatattattttaatttttaataatattcgtctAGCGCTTACAGGGAAGGTTCAGATCTTTTTCAACTGTTGGTTAAACAATATTGAATCATTTGTTCAAGAAACACTAATCCACGAGTTCTTTCTAAaacattcataaataaattttctagagAATTCTCTGAGACTTGGATCCTGAACTATAATCCAAAAATGTACATCCTATATATAATATGTGCTCACTGTTTGACCTTGGTACACAAAACTTTCCAAGACCTTTCCATATAGacctagaaaaaaaaacagaatcgAGATTAGAAAGTTACTCTGCATTGGAGAAAATGGAGAAGTGATTTATTTGTTCGTCTTTTGTGGAATGACAACAATCACGCTGCGATTGATAATTCACACTCGAGCATGTGAGCATCAACAATTTTATCTGTGAATAAATTACTTGGATAAACTTTACAATTCGTCGTCCATTTCTGGACTAgatcataatatatattaactcgCTAGTTTCTGGAGCAGATAATACGTCGcgaagatagagagagaagatTGATTTATTCCAG harbors:
- the LOC105195984 gene encoding dual specificity mitogen-activated protein kinase kinase hemipterous isoform X2: MSSTLEKKIMNLEERLRAENESRDRDRQIGGEIGGPGMGLHSSSSSSSSSAATGPASSPALRRPRQLGEMGTPTRPRKQLDLPVSQMTPPKMHDSEVDLKLQEIMKMNGILSINGQRYQTEMKDLEHLGELGNGTCGHVVKMRHKPSGVVIAVKQMRRSGNAEENKRIIMDLDVVLKSHDCPYIVQCLGCFITESDVWICMELMATCLDKLLKRSRQAIPEDFLGKVTVATVKALSYLKEKHGVIHRDVKPSNILLDETGGVKLCDFGISGRLVDSKAKTRSAGCAAYMAPERIDPPDPTKPDYDIRADVWSLGITLVELATGVFPYRDCKTDFEVLSRVVQDDPPSLPVDAPFSKEFRSFVSCCLTKNYKHRPKYHKLMEHAFIRKYDVLQDGETNFALTNSGCQWFGKVMRQLEPSSRLPGGQQQRVSGHVSLKQTVHLRAQPEMPAFLRSNINSGIREPPNCGFLPFHQRSNSENNANYFPYSPYALRRREIARPFSPPISKEAADQSEPNLPPRSFSPYRQYEQSITRHDYNSSNRCSTSNGQGRQETTMMSTTTTTTTTTARPFSPYRAQDASLDSNDRPYSPYRSSRYEERNGGNKADRWQGGVSRSLSPFARDYSPWRRENVDPPNVIQPSPATYDNSGRYSPFLQQRLVQPPLQQPAALQTYPQTQNIYGSPMISRKRFPSEPPPQGSHGSTSPQLLISRFAHQLKQESPPSSLVIPPQQIVGSKESAKKRFASYVRLRLGSERAPSPEPPPRLSRGESPLALRRNLIEQASPSFPRRYVSPSPPQPPPRRLSESNSVPGSPQHLRARLRYTPEPQRRPPPP
- the LOC105195984 gene encoding serine/threonine-protein kinase dst3 isoform X1 translates to MSSTLEKKIMNLEERLRAENESRDRDRQIGGEIGGPGMGLHSSSSSSSSSAATGPASSPALRRPRQLGEMGTPTRPRKQLDLPVSQMTPPKMHDSEVDLKLQEIMKMNGILSINGQRYQTEMKDLEHLGELGNGTCGHVVKMRHKPSGVVIAVKQMRRSGNAEENKRIIMDLDVVLKSHDCPYIVQCLGCFITESDVWICMELMATCLDKLLKRSRQAIPEDFLGKVTVATVKALSYLKEKHGVIHRDVKPSNILLDETGGVKLCDFGISGRLVDSKAKTRSAGCAAYMAPERIDPPDPTKPDYDIRADVWSLGITLVELATGVFPYRDCKTDFEVLSRVVQDDPPSLPVDAPFSKEFRSFVSCCLTKNYKHRPKYHKLMEHAFIRKYDVLQDGETNFALTNSGCQWFGKVMRQLEPRWESSSRLPGGQQQRVSGHVSLKQTVHLRAQPEMPAFLRSNINSGIREPPNCGFLPFHQRSNSENNANYFPYSPYALRRREIARPFSPPISKEAADQSEPNLPPRSFSPYRQYEQSITRHDYNSSNRCSTSNGQGRQETTMMSTTTTTTTTTARPFSPYRAQDASLDSNDRPYSPYRSSRYEERNGGNKADRWQGGVSRSLSPFARDYSPWRRENVDPPNVIQPSPATYDNSGRYSPFLQQRLVQPPLQQPAALQTYPQTQNIYGSPMISRKRFPSEPPPQGSHGSTSPQLLISRFAHQLKQESPPSSLVIPPQQIVGSKESAKKRFASYVRLRLGSERAPSPEPPPRLSRGESPLALRRNLIEQASPSFPRRYVSPSPPQPPPRRLSESNSVPGSPQHLRARLRYTPEPQRRPPPP